Within Trichoderma atroviride chromosome 2, complete sequence, the genomic segment CGAGAAAATGGcattggcgctgccatcgccagaGCTTTTGCCCGGAACGGTGCCGATGTTGCAATTCACTATGCCTCGGAGAGCTCTAAGCCGCGGGCTGAGAAGGTGGCAGCAGACATCAGTCGCGAGTTTGGAACCAAGACTACCGTTGTACAAGGAGCGGTGGAGAAGCCCAGCAATGCGACAAAGATGGTCAAGGAAACACTAGAAGGACTCGGAGCCTCTCACATTGACATTCTTGGTACGTAATTTAAGACTTCTAATTCGTTAACTGAGATTTGAACGTGGCTGATAACTGGTTACGACTCAGTGAATAACGCTGGATATGGAGTTCCGAGAAATCTCTTAGAGGCAACGCCAGAGTCGCTCGAAGCCGAGTTCGCGATCAATGTCTTTGGCACAGTTTACCTGACACAAGCAGTCATTGGACTGGGTAAAATGCCCAGAGGCGGGCGCATCATCAACGTCGGCTCCATTGCGTCAAAACTCGGCCCCGAAGTCAGTGCAGTCTACGGCGCTGCAAAGGCTGCGCAAGATAGTCTCACGGCGTCTTGGGCTGGCCAGGTAAGCTTTTCTTTGCAACAAGGCTCCCGTTCTCATAAAGACGTGCTGTTTCTAATGACAAGCAATAGCTCGGTCGTTCCCATGGAATTACCGTCAACACCCTCGCTCCGGGACCAATCATGACAGACATGGCCAGGCCATTCTTGGAAGCAGCTGACGGAACCGCATCGGCTGATATGTTGAAAGCGGTGGAGGCGCAAACGCGAGCTGAGGCACGAATTGGGACAGTCGACGACATGGCCGATGCTGCGTTGCTCTTGGTTTCGGAGAAGAGCCGCTGGCTTACCGCGCAATGGATCTCGGTCAGCGGCGGAGTTACTGGAACCATGTAAATGGGCGGAGTTATCTGGCGTTTCTTTCGGCCTACCATGTACAATAGTCTGCTCGATTCAAGTAAAGTCACGGCTAGTCGCAGGATTTTGAAAGTGGGCTCCACCTTATTGCACGAGTCCTTACGGCCAAATAGACTGGGGGGGGATGAAAGAGTGTTATATTTATTTGAAAATACATGGCACTTCTTGCTGCTACCAGATCTACACATTGCGAGCCCAGCGTGTATCATCACTTTGAACTGGCCTACTTGGCGTTCAGGCCGTGAAACTTCTCAACGTGAAATCATCCCCATGAAGCCACCCTTGAAACTCGCGATACTATCGTGATTTCGGAATTAGCACAAGAGGTCGATAGTGCCAAGGAAACGATCGGGTGGTTATATCGCCGAAACGCGAGAGATAACCTTTTCAAGATCTGCATGGAGCTGATGTTGCGGATCTTGGGAAATCATGCGAGCAAAGCTAATTCCGAGTCTAGAAACAATACGATTGGCTAAAGTCTTGCCTGAAGAAGGCGTAACGGTCCGTCAGATCCACATTAAAGTGCTTTCGAAGACACTAAATCGCACTTTAAAACCGAATAAACCAGCATTACTAACTCAGGATTGCCATGCCTGACAGATGCGATTAATAAGCCAACTGCTGCACGGAACTCCGTGAATTCGAGTTTAGGGGCAGGGGTAAAGACGACGACTCATGTCTGTCGGCATCCTTACGGAATAGATGAATCCATACGGAATAGATGAATTCGACAAAGTGCATTTCCTAGCAAGTGAACCATTAACACTGAGCCGCACAATCCAGTGTAGCATCCAGGAAACGTCAGAATGTATACGGGGCAGAAACGCTCAACTCCTTCCAGCAACCACGAAGCAAGTCACCAATGTCCGCTGTGCAAGAAAACATTCAACCAGGGTAGGGGAATGTCTGAAATCTCTTGGAAAACCATTCTGTAGTTATTCTGACTTTTTAACACACGCTGATTACATCTGTTAGAGTCCACAAGCAAGCGGCACTACTACTACTGTCGCTCCAAACTTCCCGACACCAACAGATCTCGCAGGCGATCCTGCGCCGCATGCATTCGGGCGAAAACTCGCTGCATCGTGCCTGAAGATGCTTCTTCAGAAGCCTGCATTCGTTGCCGTGACCGGAGTGCTGAATGCGAGTTTGCTGTAGCATCGCAGCGGAAGGATGAGCCTCGTGGAAGCGATGTAAGTGATACAACTCGCTCCGCAGGTAAGCCGTCGGAGCTTCAAGGGAGTGCAACTACCTTGGCTCTCTCCAGAGGGTCCAGTCAATCTGCGAACTTGGAAACCACGGCATTTCCACAGGGCTCCTCCAATTCT encodes:
- a CDS encoding uncharacterized protein (EggNog:ENOG41): MTADTLSLKGKTALITGSGRENGIGAAIARAFARNGADVAIHYASESSKPRAEKVAADISREFGTKTTVVQGAVEKPSNATKMVKETLEGLGASHIDILVNNAGYGVPRNLLEATPESLEAEFAINVFGTVYLTQAVIGLGKMPRGGRIINVGSIASKLGPEVSAVYGAAKAAQDSLTASWAGQLGRSHGITVNTLAPGPIMTDMARPFLEAADGTASADMLKAVEAQTRAEARIGTVDDMADAALLLVSEKSRWLTAQWISVSGGVTGTM